The following coding sequences lie in one Apium graveolens cultivar Ventura chromosome 3, ASM990537v1, whole genome shotgun sequence genomic window:
- the LOC141715219 gene encoding uncharacterized protein LOC141715219, whose amino-acid sequence MTVMNCFIDTCFQRWVSSLARHERILKIRHKRHMLADPHNRSVHTTLLRKRIAKQARIRRKVVILSRKHQTSQGLHYLTALRIMQVCSQLLSQVEISQHRTDLAPLNGPSLPMHHTPAKRPTPESSQSLLAQRAKQPRIPWLTCSAKCALNGPQSSTDAGPSNTPTNWAAVERALPSYLGAPKHKCKHCGAALWYEERIKRSRHTSNPQFTFCCEEGRVKLPLLKDPPPFLKHLLSHDSGQQGSNFRRNIRPYNSMFAVASMGVQVDKLINNSRGPYVFRAGGQIYHNTSSLLPPTGKKPLFAQLYIYDTDHEISNRISTLRSPEKGPAIDENVVRGLTQMLDDHNPLVRSYRKARDMFEAQPETTFHLRLPEARTRDGRQYNIPTESEVGGLIVGELTEKIFKRDVIVRHRTKGVTHIDELHPSYMSMVYPLIHPYGEDGYRLGIPLADRSSQASKRQALSMCQYYCFRLQQRAHEGHTLLLAGRLLQQYIVDAYMAVEQERFRWIRTHQTELRTDLYSGLMDAVHRGDSDSSTVGKSVVLPSSHTGGPRYRAQNYQDAMAICRWVGYPDLFITFTCNPKWPEINDMISLMGQKDDRNRVDIVCRVFEIKLQQLIHYIKKEQPFGKVMACLYTIEFQKRGLPHAHILLFLHTSMKNPSPEYIDTIISAEIPDINIDHDGYNAVKKSMLHGPCGQANASSPCMQHGRCTKFFPKKFNDITAIGEDGFPIYRRRNTGPDRATAVVETTIERDEIKAYLDCRYISACEACWRIFQFNINYRYPSVERLPFHLPDEHTVIFDENKCIENVLNMPGIEKTKFTEWLKTNKRNEDARGLTYAEFPQHWVWNSKGKLWTRRKKGKAVGRIYFAHPASGERFYMRMLLNFVKGSTSFECIRTVDGVTYPTFKAACYALGLLDDDKEWIDCLSEAAVWATGNELRNLFVTILVFCQVSNVPELWKTHSEILSEDMLHLQRKRFHAPNLHLTKEQTESYALAEIESLMQKLGRSLRDIDGMSQPDTSLTQDLANRLLNEELDYDRAALKILHEKSLNALNYFQKSAYDAILHSVEHDEGKLFFVSGHGGTGKTFLWDTIASKLRSESLIVLPVATSGLASLLLPNGRTAHSRFRIPLDITAESTCEIKHGTQLAKLLQKTSLIICDEAPMTHKYCFEALDKTLRDLLSTRYADSRTKPFGGLTIVCGGDFRQILPVIPQGERADIIDASLNSSYLWPHFKIFELKQNMRLHRVGVDEIQAEKITSFDRWLLQIGDGSLYDNPAQEMIKIPPELCRPTSKNSMEAIVAEVYPSLLENYKDPAYLKERAILTPKNETVYELNDFLMNMIPGEGRTYLSSDSVCKASIKADDDLLYPTEFLNSLRFSGVPNHDIRLQEGTPVMLLRNLNQSGGLCNGTRLIVTRLGKWSIRADIISGTKIGQNAATTSSTMFRYDNQ is encoded by the exons ATGACAGTAATGAATTGCTTCATT GATACATGTTTCCAGCGCTGGGTATCTTCGCTAGCCCGACATGAAAGAATTCTGAAAATTCGTCATAAACGGCATATGCTAGCTGACCCCCACAATAGGAGCGTTCACACTACTTTGCTGAGAAAAAGAATAGCCAAACAAGCAAGAATAAGAAGAAAGGTTGTTATCCTGAGTAGAAAGCATCAGACTAGCCAAGGACTGCATTACTTAACAGCACTACGTATTATGCAAGTGTGCTCGCAGCTCCTTTCACAAGTAGAGATCTCGCAGCATCGTACTGACCTAGCACCATTGAATG GACCTTCTCTGCCAATGCATCACACACCGGCCAAACGTCCAACACCAGAATCTTCCCAATCTCTATTAG CACAAAGGGCCAAGCAACCAAGGATTCCATGGCTCACATGCTCGGCCAAGTGTGCCCTAAATGGACCACAATCATCCACTGATGCAGGACCGAGCAACACCCCGACAAATTGGGCCGCAG TTGAGCGAGCACTCCCGTCATATTTGGGGGCCCCCAAGCACAAGTGCAAACATTGTGGTGCTGCTCTATGGTATGAAGAGAGGATTAAAAGGAGCAGACACACCTCCAACCCACAATTCACCTTTTGTTGTGAAGAAGGCCGCGTGAAACTACCACTCTTGAAAGATCCACCCCCCTTCCTCAAACATCTGCTTAGCCACGATTCTGGGCAACAGGGTAGCAATTTCAGACGGAATATACGGCCTTACAATTCCATGTTTGCAGTCGCATCAATGGGAGTCCAGGTTGATAAATTAATTAACAATTCAAGGGGGCCTTATGTGTTTCGTGCTGGTGGGCAGATTTACCACAACACAAGTTCATTACTCCCACCAACAGGTAAAAAACCCCTGTTTGCCCAACTCTACATATATGACACTGATCATGAGATAAGTAATAGAATTAGCACACTGCGAAGTCCAGAGAAAGGTCCAGCTATTGACGAGAATGTTGTCCGAGGATTAACACAAATGTTAGACGATCATAACCCTTTGGTGAGATCATACAGAAAAGCAAGAGACATGTTCGAAGCACAGCCGGAGACCACTTTTCATTTGCGGCTTCCTGAGGCCCGTACCAGGGATGGCAGACAGTACAACATCCCAACAGAATCTGAGGTGGGAGGCTTGATAGTGGGTGAACTCACAGAGAAGATATTCAAGCGCGACGTAATTGTGCGCCACCGTACTAAAGGGGTTACCCACATTGACGAGTTGCACCCAAGCTATATGTCCATGGTATATCCCCTAATTCACCCTTATGGAGAAGATGGTTACAGACTTGGTATACCCTTAGCAGATCGAAGCTCGCAAGCATCAAAAAGACAAGCACTGTCAATGTGCCAGTATTATTGTTTCAGGCTCCAGCAAAGAGCCCATGAGGGTCATACCTTACTTTTGGCAGGGAGGTTATTACAGCAATATATAGTCGACGCTTACATGGCAGTTGAACAAGAGAGATTTAGGTGGATTCGGACCCATCAAACCGAACTCAGGACAGACTTATACTCAGGCTTGATGGATGCGGTACATCGTGGAGACTCAGATAGCTCAACGGTAGGAAAATCTGTGGTCTTGCCGTCATCACACACTGGAGGTCCGCGCTACAGGGCTCAGAATTACCAAGATGCAATGGCAATTTGTCGATGGGTAGGATATCCAGATTTGTTCATTACATTCACGTGTAATCCAAAATGGCCAGAGATAAATGACATGATAAGCTTGATGGGGCAAAAAGATGACCGTAATAGAGTTGATATTGTTTGCCGGGTGTTTGAAATAAAACTACAACAACTCATACACTACATCAAAAAGGAACAACCGTTTGGAAAAGTAATGGCAT GTTTATACACCATCGAGTTCCAAAAAAGGGGTCTACCCCATGCACACATTCTACTTTTCTTGCACACATCAATGAAGAATCCTTCACCAGAATATATTGACACCATAATAAGTGCAGAGATACCAGATATCAATATCGACCATGATGGTTATAACGCGGTCAAGAAATCTATGCTACACGGGCCGTGTGGTCAGGCCAATGCATCCTCTCCTTGTATGCAACATGGAAGATGCACCAAATTCTTCCCTAAGAAATTTAATGACATCACCGCAATTGGAGAAGATGGTTTCCCCATTTATAGGCGCAGGAATACTG GACCTGATAGAGCAACTGCAGTGGTTGAGACCACGATCGAAAGGGATGAAATTAAAGCGTACCTTGATTGTAG GTACATATCAGCATGTGAGGCTTGCTGGAGAATTTTCCAATTTAACATCAACTATAGGTACCCATCAGTTGAAAGGCTGCCTTTTCACCTGCCTGATGAGCATACTGTTATATTTGACGAAAATAAATGCATTGAGAATGTGTTGAATATGCCCGGAATAGAGAAAACAAAATTCACCGAGTGGTTAAAAACAAACAAGAGGAATGAGGATGCCCGTGGTCTAACTTATGCAGAATTTCCCCAGCACTGGGTTTGGAATTCCAAGGGAAAATTGTGGACCAGGCGGAAAAAAGGGAAGGCAGTTGGTAGAATCTACTTTGCTCACCCGGCAAGTGGAGAACGCTTCTATATGCGCATGCTCCTTAATTTTGTAAAAGGGAGCACATCATTTGAGTGCATAAGAACAGTAGATGGAGTCACATACCCCACTTTTAAGGCTGCATGTTATGCTTTAGGCTTATTGGATGATGACAAAGAATGGATTGATTGTTTATCTGAAGCTGCTGTTTGGGCAACAGGAAATGAGCTGCGCAATCTATTTGTCACCATACTCGTCTTTTGCCAAGTTTCTAACGTGCCAGAACTTTGGAAAACTCATTCGGAGATACTCTCAGAAGACATGCTACACTTACAACGAAAAAGGTTTCATGCCCCTAACCTGCACCTAACAAAAGAACAAACTGAGTCTTATGCATTAGCTGAAATTGAGAGTCTCATGCAGAAATTAGGCAGGAGCCTACGAGACATAGATGGGATGTCGCAACCCGATACATCACTCACACAGGATCTAGCAAATAGATTGTTAAACGAGGAATTGGATTATGATCGAGCTGCTTTGAAGATCTTACATGAGAAATCACTCAATGCtttaaattatttccaaaagAGTGCATATGATGCAATTCTTCACTCTGTTGAGCATGATGAAGGAAAACTCTTCTTCGTCAGTGGTCACGGTGGAACTGGGAAAACATTCTTATGGGATACAATCGCTTCTAAACTAAGATCAGAATCGTTGATAGTCCTTCCTGTTGCAACTTCAGGGTTGGCATCATTGTTATTGCCCAATGGTCGGACAGCACACTCCAGATTTCGTATCCCACTAGACATAACAGCTGAATCTACATGTGAGATTAAACATGGTACACAACTGGCCAAACTTCTCCAAAAAACTTCTCTGATTATCTGCGATGAGGCACCAATGACACACAAATATTGTTTTGAAGCTCTAGACAAGACACTAAGAGATTTGCTAAGCACAAGGTATGCTGATAGTCGGACCAAGCCCTTTGGAGGCCTTACAATCGTTTGTGGAGGCGATTTTCGCCAGATTTTACCCGTTATCCCTCAGGGTGAGCGTGCAGATATTATTGATGCCTCATTGAACTCATCTTATCTTTGGCCTCACTTCAAAATTTTTGAGCTAAAACAAAATATGAGGCTCCACAGGGTAGGAGTTGATGAAATACAGGCCGAGAAAATAACATCATTTGATAGATGGCTATTACAAATAGGAGATGGTTCGCTATACGACAATCCAGCACAGGAGATGATAAAAATTCCCCCAGAATTATGCAGGCCAACAAGCAAAAATTCAATGGAGGCGATTGTTGCGGAGGTCTACCCTTCCCTGTTGGAGAATTATAAAGATCCTGCATACCTAAAGGAGCGTGCTATATTAACCCCAAAAAATGAAACAGTTTATGAACTAAATGACTTCCTGATGAACATGATACCGGGAGAAGGGAGAACATATTTAAGCTCAGATAGTGTGTGCAAAGCTAGCATTAAGGCTGATGATGATTTGTTATACCCAACTGAATTTTTGAATAGTTTAAGATTCAGTGGCGTCCCAAACCATGATATACGCCTTCAAGAAGGAACCCCTGTCATGCTGCTCAGAAACTTAAATCAATCTGGGGGTCTCTGTAATGGCACGCGCTTAATAGTAACACGTTTGGGTAAATGGTCTATTCGAGCAGACATCATTTCTGGGACAAAAATTGGCCAAAAT GCGGCAACTACCAGTAGCACCATGTTTCGCTATGACAATCAATAA
- the LOC141715220 gene encoding replication protein A 70 kDa DNA-binding subunit B-like yields the protein MHAAIRKHLVSRFKHRVSEGLVYSLKNVRIAVNALQYRPLASNQKLLFLPTTEIVQLDEGVISIPRFGFQFVDLPKLQERADDVTTLSDIVGCFCGYGEVEVVGAGYKKRDIKIFTDYSVTSTVTLWGKLGETFDPTLYIGESAPYVIVVSSVTVKTFQRALTFATTSASKIYANPDVEHVSSIRERFSALTPRVVAIEGSASAKLPPEEAMFVNRMTVESLVRATCDGELKVGVVTLKANITAINNRFGWYYISCKSCVKRCTLREGIFVCNSCKKPVTLPLAMFCVNLQVEDRTGTTTVVLLNSTAERLLDTSANKLINKMPAGDTSVPPELEALVGREFVYKLKLNKYNLVEGLQDYGVSTIFVPVDELEIAYEKNAKAQATPDVVGSSAGSVPGGGNDRKRKLSPVAEAVEAAPGGNNGAS from the exons ATGCATGCTGCTATCCGTAAGCATTTGGTGTCTCGGTTCAAGCACCGTGTGAGCGAGGGCCTGGTCTATAGCCTCAAAAATGTGAGGATTGCGGTGAATGCCTTGCAATACAGGCCCCTGGCTAGCAATCAAAAGCTGCTTTTCCTGCCAACAACCGAGATTGTCCAGCTAGACGAGGGTGTTATCAGCATCCCCAGGTTCGGCTTTCAGTTTGTTGATTTGCCCAAGCTTCAAGAACGCGCTGACGACGTGACCACTCTCTCGG ATATTGTTGGCTGCTTCTGTGGTTATGGTGAAGTTGAGGTTGTCGGGGCTGGCTACAAAAAAAGGGatattaaaatttttacagaTTA CTCTGTCACTAGCACCGTCACTTTGTGGGGGAAACTGGGCGAGACGTTTGACCCCACACTATATATTGGAGAAAGCGCACCCTACGTTATTGTTGTCTCATCTGTTACAGTGAAGACCTTTCAAC GTGCTCTCACTTTTGCTACAACTAGCGCTAGCAAAATTTATGCTAACCCGGATGTGGAACATGTCTCTTCTATAAGGGAGAGGTTCTCGGCCTTGACGCCAAGGGTGGTGGCTATAGAGGGTTCCGCTTCTGCCAAGCTACCTCCCGAAGAAGCGATGTTTGTTAATAGGATGACTGTGGAATCCCTGGTTAGGGCTACATGTGATGGTGAACTGAAG GTTGGTGTTGTGACCTTGAAGGCAAACATAACTGCCATAAATAATCGCTTTGGATGGTACTATATATCGTGCAAGTCGTGCGTGAAGAGGTGCACTCTTCGGGAAGGGATTTTTGTGTGCAATTCTTGCAAGAAGCCAGTTACCCTCCCTCTGGCCAT GTTTTGCGTTAATCTACAAGTGGAAGATCGCACCGGGACTACAACTGTTGTTCTGCTCAATTCTACTGCCGAGCGTTTGCTTGACACCTCAGCCAACAAACTGATTAATAAAATGCCTGCAGGAGATACTTCTGTGCCCCCGGAGCTGGAAGCCCTTGTGGGTAGGGAATTTGTCTACAAGTTGAAATTGAACAAGTATAATTTGGTTGAAGGGCTGCAGGACTATGGTGTATCAACAATTTTCGTCCCAGTGGATGAGCTAGAGATTGCTTATGAAAAGAATGCTAAAGCACAG GCTACACCTGATGTTGTGGGCTCTTCAGCTGGATCTGTTCCGGGAGGCGGCAATGACCGGAAGAGGAAGCTATCCCCTGTTGCGGAAGCTGTTGAAGCTGCACCCGGAGGCAATAATGGTGCCTCTTAG